CTTCTTGTTGGCGTGCTGCTCGCGGATGCGCTCATAGTCCTGCGCGATGTCGTCGATGTACTGCTCGCGCGTTTCGGGCGTGAGCAGCGCCTGCGCCACCGACACCGAACGCGATGCGTCCGGCACGTACACCACCGGTCCTTCGTAGTTGTGCGCGATCTTGACCGCGGTGTGCGCGCGGCTGGTGGTGGCGCCGCCGATCAGCAGCGGGATCTTCATCATGCGGAAATGCGGGTCGCGCTGCATCTCCTTCGCCACGTGCGCCATCTCTTCCAGCGACGGCGTGATCAGGCCGGACAGGCCGACCATGTCGGCATTTTCCACCTTGGCGCGCGCCAGGATTTCGGAGCAGGGCACCATCACGCCCATGTTGACGACTTCGAAGTTATTACATTGCAGGACCACCGAGACGATGTTCTTGCCGATGTCATGCACGTCACCCTTGACGGTGGCGATGACGATCTTGCCCTTCGGCTTGGCGACGATGCCGGTGCGTTTTTCCTCGGCCAGCTTTTCTTCTTCAATGAACGGGATCAGGTGGGCCACGGCCTGCTTCATCACGCGCGCCGACTTGACCACCTGCGGCAGGAACATCTTGCCCTGGCCGAACAGGTCGCCGACTACGTTCATGCCGTCCATCAGCGGGCCTTCGATCACGTGGATCGGGCGGCCGCCCGACGCCAGCAATTCCTGGCGCGCTTCCTCCGTGTCCTCGACGATCCATTGCGTGATGCCGTGCACAAGCGCGTGCGACAGGCGCTGCTGCACCGTGCCGTCGCGCCAGGCCAGGTTCTGCACGTCCTGCTTGCCGCCGGCCTTGAGCGTGCCGGCGATCTCGATCATGCGTTCGGTGGCGTCCTCGCGGCGGTTCAGCACCACGTCCTCGGTGCGTTCGCGCAGTTCAAGCGGGATGTCGTCGTACACGCCCATCATGCCGGCGTTGACGATCCCCATGGTCATGCCGGCCTTGATCGCGTGGTACAGGAACACGGTGTGGATCGCTTCGCGCGCCGGGTCGTTTCCGCGGAAGGAGAACGACACGTTCGACACGCCGCCCGAGACGTGCGCGTGCGGCAGGTTCTGCTTGATCCAGCGCGTGGCATTGATGAAGTCCACCGCGTAGTTGTTGTGCTCCTCGATGCCGGTGGCGATCGCGAAGATGTTCGGGTCGAAGATGATGTCTTCGGGCGGGAAGCCGACCTGCTGCGTCAGCACGTCGTAGGCGCGCTTGCAGATTTCGATCTTGCGTTCGAAGGTGTCGGCCTGGCCCTGCTCGTCGAAGGCCATGACGATGACCGCGGCGCCGTAGCGGCGGCACAGGCGCGCCTGGCGGATGAATTCTTCCTCGCCTTCCTTCATCGAGATCGAGTTGACGACGGCCTTGCCCTGCACGCACTTCAGGCCCGCCTCGATCACCGACCACTTCGACGAGTCGATCATGACCGGCACGCGCGAGATGTCGGGCTCGGAGGCGATCAGGTTCAGGAAGCGCGTCATTGCCGCGACGGAGTCCAGCATCGCCTCGTCCATGTTGATATCGATGACCTGGGCGCCGTTTTCGACCTGTTGGCGCGCGACCGACAGCGCCTCGTCGAACTGCTCGTTGAGGATCATGCGCGCGAACGCTTTCGAGCCGGTGACGTTGGTGCGCTCGCCGACGTTGACGAACAGCGAGTCGGCATCGACCGTGAACGGCTCCAGGCCGGACAGGCGCAGCGCGACCGGCGCCTCGGGTACCTGGCGCGGCGGGGTGTCGGCCAGCAGGTTGGCGATCGCGGCGATGTGCTCCGGCGTGGTGCCGCAGCAGCCGCCGGCGATGTTGATGAAGCCGGCGTCGGCGAATTCGCGCAGCAGCGAGGAGGTGTCGGACGGCAGCTCGTCGAAGCCGGTGTCGCTCATCGGGTTGGGCAGGCCGGCGTTCGGGTAGATGCACACGAAGGTGTCGGCGATCTGCGACAGCTCCTCGGCGTAAGGACGCATCAGCGCGGCGCCGAGCGCGCAATTGAGGCCGATCGTCAGCGGCTTGGCGTGGCGCACCGAGTTCCAGAAGGCCGGCACGGTCTGGCCGGACAGGATGCGGCCCGAGGCGTCGGTGACGGTCCCGGAGATCATCAGCGGCAGGCGCGCCATGCCAGGATGCTGTTCGTAATACAGGTCGATGGCGAACAGCGCGGCCTTGCAGTTGAGGGTGTCGAAGATGGTCTCGACCAGCAGCACGTCGGCGCCGCCGTCGACCAGGCCGCGCACCTGCTCGTGGTAGGCCGCGACCAGCTGGTCGAAGGTGACGTTGCGCGCGGCCGGGTCGTTGACGTCGGGCGAAATCGAGGCGGTCTTCGGGGTCGGGCCCAGTGCGCCGGCGACGAAGCGCGGCTTGTCTGCGCTGGTGTATTTGTCGCAGGCGGCGCGCGCCAGCCTTGCCGAGGCGACGTTCATCTCGTAGGCCAGGTGGCCCATGTGATAGTCGTCCTGGGCGATGCTGGTGGCGCCGAAGGTGTTGGTCTCGATCAGGTCGGCGCCGGCCGCGAGGTAGCGCTCGTGGATTTCCTGGATGATGTGCGGCTGTGTCAGCGTCAGCAGCTCGTTGTTGCCCTTGACGAAAAGCTCGCGCGCACCGCTGCCTTCCGGCGCGGCGAAGCTCGCGAAGCGCTCGCCGCGGTATTCACGCTCGCCCAGCTTGTACTGCTGGATGATGGTGCCCATCGCCCCGTCCAGGATCATGATCCGGCGCGCGAGGATCTCGCGCAGCTGGATGTCGGTCTGGGAAACGGCGGCGGTGGTGGAAGTGGTCATGCTGGGGGCTTTCAATGGGGGAGGCGCGGAAGCGGTAGCATAAAATTATACGTCATCGAGCCATTTCGGTTTTCCGCAGGCCCCGGCGGCCATTGCGCCGCGGCAGACGCGGGGCGCTGGTCCGTGTATGTATCTTTGTGTATCTAAAAGCCAATTGTTACACAAAGATACAATTACCCAATCGTGCGCAATCTTTACGATACATGGCGGTTACAAAATGAATATTGGGGGTGGCCGTGGCGCCACTCCGATACTCGATGATGTAGCACGTATTGGAAAACAACATGAACAAAGAATTCGCGCAGGAGTGGGAAACGTCGGCAAGCGTCCCGGAGACACGGCCGACGGCACCGAAAACCAATGTGGTTGCGCTCAAGCAGATCGTCACGATCCGCCTCGACACCGACATGCTGGAATGGTTCAAGGGCGCCGGCCCGGGGTACCAGACGCGGATCAACCAGATTTTGCGCCAGTACATGGCGGACCATCGTGAGCAGGATGACGCACAGGTCAACTAATGTCGGAGCTATGCTGAGACGCGATAGAGTTCAAGCACGCTCAGCATAGGCACCTGCCTTCGCAGGTGCGACAGATCAGCTTGTTTCGCTAGTCGAAACAGAGTTCCGCCAGGGGAAACCCTTTAAGGAATTCGGCAGCCGGCAGGCGCTTGCCGCCCGGCTTTTGCAGTTCGGTCAGGCGCAGCGTGCCGCTCTTGCAGGCGACCACGATGCCATGCGTGGCGTCGGCCGCCAGCACCTGGCCCGGCAGCGCGCGGCTGTCGGCGTCCAGCACTTCCGCTCCCCAAATCTTGATGGTCACGCCGTGCACCTGCGCCTGGGCGCCCGGGAACGGGTTGAAGGCGCGGATCTTGCGGCCCAGTTCCTGCGCCGGCAGGTTGAAATCGAGCCGCGCTTCTTCCTTGCCAATCTTGGTCGCGTACGTGACGCCCTCGGCCGGCTGCGGCACCGCTTCGAGCGGACCCTGTTCCATCTTGCGCAGCGCGGCGACGATCATCTCGGCGCCCAGCGCGGCCAGCTTGTCGTGCAGGCTGGCGGTGGTGTCCGCCGCTTCGATGGCGATGCGCTCGATCATCAGCATCGGCCCGGTGTCCAGGCCTTCTTCCATTTCCATGATCGTTACGCCGGTTTCCTGGTCGCCCGCTTCGATCGCGCGGTGGATCGGCGCGGCGCCGCGCCAGCGCGGCAGCAGAGAACCGTGGATGTTGATGCAAGGCTTGATGTCGAGCGTGCTGCGCGGCAGGATCAGGCCGTAGGCCGCCACCACCATCACGTCGTAGTCGGTTGCCAGCAGGCGCGCATGGGCGGCGCGCGCTTCTTCGGCGCGCTGCGGGTCGGCGCTGTCCATGCGCAGCGACAGCGGCTGCAGCACCTCGATGCCGTGCGCCAGCGCGAACTGCTTGACGGCCGACGCGTGCAGCTGCAGGCCGCGGCCGGCAGGGCGGTCGGGCTGGGTCAGCACCAGCGGGATCTCGAAGCCGGCCGCGTGCAATCTGGCCAGCGCCTGCGCGGCAAACTCCGGCGTGCCGGCGAAGATGACTTTCATCGTGCGCCCGGGCCGCTTAGTAACGGCGGCCGGCGGCCTTGAGCGCCGCCTCGCGTTCGAGGCCGCGCACTTCCTTGACCATCTTGGACTTGATGCGGTTGCGCTTGAGCGGGGACAGGTATTCGACGAACACCTTGCCCATCAGGTGGTCCATCTCGTGCTGGATGCACACCGCCATCAGGCCGTCGGCTTCCAGCTCGAACGGCTTGCCGTCCAGGCCAAGCGCGCGCACCTTCACACGCGCCGGGCGCTCGACGCCGTCGTAAATGCCGGGCACCGACAGGCAGCCTTCGTCGTAGACCTGCTTTTCCTCGCTGGACCAGGTGATCTCGGGATTGATGAAGACCTTCAGGTCGTCCTTGGTCTCGGAGATATCGACCAGCACCAGCTGCTCGTGCACGTCGACCTGGCTGGCGGCCAGGCCCACGCCGGGCGCGTCGTACATGGTCTCGGCCATGTCGGCGACCAGCTTGCTCAGGCGATCGCCGAATTCGGTGACCGGCTTGGCCACCTTGTGCAGGCGGGGATCGGGGTAGCGCAGGATGTTCAGTAAGGCCATAGGTCGGACAACTCGGTAACAATTGAATAAGGGTTTGACGGCGCACGCAAATTTAATGCCCTAAATCAACAAAAACGCAACAGATACCCGGCATGGCCGAGCGTGGTTTGTCTTGCTAGTTCAAGGATTTATGTGCAGAATTTGATCCAGTAGGGCAACCTTTTCATCCGTCTGCCGGATGCAAGGAGCCGGCTCGTGCCTTTGCCCAAGCCTTGTTGGCGGGCGCCAGGCGCAGCCAGCAATGCCGTTTTCATGCCGCATTTTACGGACATCTCAATGAAAAATTTTATCACAGTCGGCACACGCATCGCAGGCGCCGCGCTATTTGCGTGCGCCGCGGCGGGCCCGGTTCAGGCCGCTACATGTGAGTTCCGTCCGAATGCGCCGGATCAGCACCTGGTGGTGCGCGGCGACACGCTGTGGGACATTTCCGGCAAGTTTCTCGAGCATCCGTGGTGCTGGCCGCAAGTGTGGGGCATGAACCGCGACGAGATCCGCAATCCGCACTGGATCTATCCGGGCCAGATCGTGTATTTCGACCGCAAGACCGGGCGCCTGACGCTGAACAAGCCCGGTTCGGACGACGCCGACGGCATTGCCGGCACTACGCGGCTGTCGCCGCAGATCCGCACCGAGGGCCTGGGCGTGGACGCGGTGCAGTCGATTCCGTCGGGCGTGATCGAACCCTTCCTGTCGATGCCGCTGATCGTGGAAACCAACGAACTGGAGGCCGCGCCGCGCATCGCCGCGGCCGAAGAGGGCCATGTCTATATCGGCAAGGACGACAAGGTGTACGTGCGCGGCGCGCTGAACGGCGGCACCTCGTTCCAGGTGTTCCGCCCAGGCAATGCGCTGCGCGACCCGGACACCGGCCGTCTGCTGGCCTACGAGGCGGTCTACCTCGGCACCGCCAAGCTGCGCACCGAAGCGAAGCCGGGCGTGGACGTGCACACCTTCACCGTGTCGAGCTCGAAGCAGGAGATGGGCGTGGGCGACCGCCTGCTGCCGGCGCCGCCAACGCCGATCCGCAACTACGTGCCGCATCCGCCGGAGCGCCCGGTCGCGGCGCGCGTGCTGTCGAGCTATTCGGGCGTGACCTACGCCGGCCAGAACCAGGTCGTCAGCATCAATCGCGGTTCGCTTGACGGACTCGATGTCGGCGCCGTGCTGCAGCTGTACCATTTCGGGAAGACCATCGCCGACCCGGGCGGCAGCAAGGGCTTGTTCGGCCTGGGCAAGACGATGATCAAGCTGCCCGACGAACAGGTCGGGACCCTGTTCATTTTCCGCGTGTTCAAGCATGTTTCCTATGGCCTGATCATGCAAACGACGCAGCCGGTGGAAGTCGGCGACGTGGCTAAATCACCGGAGTAACACCGCCGTGCAGGACACGGACCTTCGCCCCCCGATCGACGCGGCCGCACTGGCCGCCTGGATGCGCCTTGAACAGACTCCGGGCGTCGGGGCGGCGACGATCCGCCGCCTGATTGACGAGTTCGGCTCACCGCAAGCCATTCTCGACGCCGCACCGCGCAAGTGGCCGGCGCCGTCCGCCGAGCACCATCGCGAGGTCGAGCGCGCCCTCGACTGGCTCGGCCATCCCGGCCACCATCTGATCACCCTGACCGATCCGGACTATCCGGCCTTGCTGCTGCAGATTCCCGATCCGCCGCCGCTGCTGTTCGTGGCCGGGCGCGTGCACCTGCTGGCGGCGCCGGCGCTGGCCATCGTCGGCAGCCGCAACGCCACCTTGCAGGGCAAGGCCAACGCCGAAGTGTTCGCCCAAGCGCTCAGCTGCGCCGGACTGACCATCGTGTCCGGGCTGGCGCTGGGCATCGACGCGGCCGCCCACACCGGCGGCCTGAACGGCGCCGGCTCGACCATCGCCGTGATCGGCACCGGGCCCGACATCGCGTACCCGGCGCGCAACCGGGCGCTGTGGCAGCGCATCGCCGCCGAGGGCTGCGTGGTCAGCGAGCATCCGCCGGGCACGCCGCCGCTGCCGCATCACTTCCCGCGCCGCAACCGCATCATCAGCGGGCTGTCCGAAGGGGTGCTGGTGGTCGAGGCGGCGGCGCAGTCCGGCTCGCTGATTACGGCGCACCTGGCGGCCGAGCAGGGGCGAGATGTGTTCGCCATTCCCGGCTCGATTCATTCCTCGCTGGCCAAGGGCTGCCACAAGCTGATCAAGGAAGGCGCCAAGCTGGTCGAGTCGGCGGCCGACGTGCTGGGGGAGCTGCGCCGGATGCAGGTCGCGGCGGCGCCGGCGCCGGCCGCCAGCCATCCCTTGCTCGATGCGATGGGGCACGATCCGATCGGGCAGGATGCGCTGGCGCGACTGGCCGGCTGCGCGCCGGCCGATCTCAGCCTGGTATTGCTGGAGCTGGAGCTGGCGGGCCAGGTCGAGCGCCTGCCCGGCGGATTGGTGCAACGGCTGGTGCGCTGAGCGTTGGGGTCAGGTCCGGCGGACCTGACCCCGCCGTTGGACGGCGCCAATTGAAACCCCGTTTCGGCAGATCTCGCCGCGGCGACAAGAACGGGGTCAGGGGCGCGGGACCAGGCCCCGGCGGTCGTGGCGAATCCCCAGGCGATCGAGCTCGCCGATGAATTCGTCCGAATAGATGCTGTCGAGCGCCGCCTCGGGAAAGTCGATCAGCCCGCCGTGCGCCGTACTGTGCGGCACCGACGCGGCGATCACGCGTTCGCCGGCGCTCCACAGGCGCTGCAGGTGCGCCAGCGCGAGCGGGCTGTCGCGCAGGCCGGCATAGGCGCGCGGATGCTGCAGGCGCACCGCCTTCAGGTAGCACAGCACATACAGCATCATGTCGGCGCTGCCGCCGACGGCGCCGTCGAACCGGACCACGCCGTCCTTGCGAAAGCTGGCGTACAGCGGCGTCGAGGCGAGCGACTGCTCCAGCTGCGCCGCGCCGACATAGGCGTTCAGTTCGTCGAGCAGGGTGGTGAAATCGTTGCCGGAGGTCGCAGGCGTCTGCACCAGGTAGGTCTGGTAGCGGCCCGGCTGCCCGGACTTGAAGGCCGCCGGGAGCATGGCCGCCGCGATCGGGTAGGGCGGGGTCGAGCCGCGCACGATCTCGGTGGGCCAGGCGCGGCCCTCGAACACGTACACCGCCTTGCCGCCCGCGCAGCCGGACAGCGTCATGTCGAGCGCGTGGTTGGCCTCGTGAAATGCGGTTGCCACCGAATCGAAATCGATCTTGCCGTTGCGCCGCAGCCACCACAGCACCTCGTCGCCGGCCCCCGCGAGCGTGCGCGCAACCTGGGGCGATTGGGGCGCCGGCAGCGCGGCAAGCAGGGCGGCGCCGTCCGCGGTCCGGTCGATGGGCGCCGCCGGCGTGCCGGCCAGCATCCGGGCGCAATCGGCGCGGCCGTACAGCGGCTTGGCGCCGGCGGGCGCCAGGGCGGCGTGCGCGGCGCCGCCGGCGCACAGCAGGCTGGCCGCCGCGAGGCGGATGAAGTGACGGGGCATGCGCTTCCTGTGGTGTTGTCGGACCGGCCTGATTGTAGGGCAACTACGCTGCAAACCGCCGTTCGCCGCGCGCCACTTGTGCCGCGATGGCCTTAACTGATAGAGTAGAGCCATGTTCGATATCCTGGTCTATCTGTACGAAACCTACTACCGCCCGGACGCCTGTCCCGAGCCGGCGGCGCTGGCGCGCAAGCTCTCGGCGGTCGGTTTCGACGATGTCGAAATTTCCGAAGCGCTGTCCTGGCTGACCGACCTGACCGAAATGGC
This window of the Massilia sp. R2A-15 genome carries:
- the dprA gene encoding DNA-processing protein DprA, with protein sequence MQDTDLRPPIDAAALAAWMRLEQTPGVGAATIRRLIDEFGSPQAILDAAPRKWPAPSAEHHREVERALDWLGHPGHHLITLTDPDYPALLLQIPDPPPLLFVAGRVHLLAAPALAIVGSRNATLQGKANAEVFAQALSCAGLTIVSGLALGIDAAAHTGGLNGAGSTIAVIGTGPDIAYPARNRALWQRIAAEGCVVSEHPPGTPPLPHHFPRRNRIISGLSEGVLVVEAAAQSGSLITAHLAAEQGRDVFAIPGSIHSSLAKGCHKLIKEGAKLVESAADVLGELRRMQVAAAPAPAASHPLLDAMGHDPIGQDALARLAGCAPADLSLVLLELELAGQVERLPGGLVQRLVR
- a CDS encoding LysM peptidoglycan-binding domain-containing protein — its product is MKNFITVGTRIAGAALFACAAAGPVQAATCEFRPNAPDQHLVVRGDTLWDISGKFLEHPWCWPQVWGMNRDEIRNPHWIYPGQIVYFDRKTGRLTLNKPGSDDADGIAGTTRLSPQIRTEGLGVDAVQSIPSGVIEPFLSMPLIVETNELEAAPRIAAAEEGHVYIGKDDKVYVRGALNGGTSFQVFRPGNALRDPDTGRLLAYEAVYLGTAKLRTEAKPGVDVHTFTVSSSKQEMGVGDRLLPAPPTPIRNYVPHPPERPVAARVLSSYSGVTYAGQNQVVSINRGSLDGLDVGAVLQLYHFGKTIADPGGSKGLFGLGKTMIKLPDEQVGTLFIFRVFKHVSYGLIMQTTQPVEVGDVAKSPE
- the def gene encoding peptide deformylase; translation: MALLNILRYPDPRLHKVAKPVTEFGDRLSKLVADMAETMYDAPGVGLAASQVDVHEQLVLVDISETKDDLKVFINPEITWSSEEKQVYDEGCLSVPGIYDGVERPARVKVRALGLDGKPFELEADGLMAVCIQHEMDHLMGKVFVEYLSPLKRNRIKSKMVKEVRGLEREAALKAAGRRY
- the metH gene encoding methionine synthase, producing MTTSTTAAVSQTDIQLREILARRIMILDGAMGTIIQQYKLGEREYRGERFASFAAPEGSGARELFVKGNNELLTLTQPHIIQEIHERYLAAGADLIETNTFGATSIAQDDYHMGHLAYEMNVASARLARAACDKYTSADKPRFVAGALGPTPKTASISPDVNDPAARNVTFDQLVAAYHEQVRGLVDGGADVLLVETIFDTLNCKAALFAIDLYYEQHPGMARLPLMISGTVTDASGRILSGQTVPAFWNSVRHAKPLTIGLNCALGAALMRPYAEELSQIADTFVCIYPNAGLPNPMSDTGFDELPSDTSSLLREFADAGFINIAGGCCGTTPEHIAAIANLLADTPPRQVPEAPVALRLSGLEPFTVDADSLFVNVGERTNVTGSKAFARMILNEQFDEALSVARQQVENGAQVIDINMDEAMLDSVAAMTRFLNLIASEPDISRVPVMIDSSKWSVIEAGLKCVQGKAVVNSISMKEGEEEFIRQARLCRRYGAAVIVMAFDEQGQADTFERKIEICKRAYDVLTQQVGFPPEDIIFDPNIFAIATGIEEHNNYAVDFINATRWIKQNLPHAHVSGGVSNVSFSFRGNDPAREAIHTVFLYHAIKAGMTMGIVNAGMMGVYDDIPLELRERTEDVVLNRREDATERMIEIAGTLKAGGKQDVQNLAWRDGTVQQRLSHALVHGITQWIVEDTEEARQELLASGGRPIHVIEGPLMDGMNVVGDLFGQGKMFLPQVVKSARVMKQAVAHLIPFIEEEKLAEEKRTGIVAKPKGKIVIATVKGDVHDIGKNIVSVVLQCNNFEVVNMGVMVPCSEILARAKVENADMVGLSGLITPSLEEMAHVAKEMQRDPHFRMMKIPLLIGGATTSRAHTAVKIAHNYEGPVVYVPDASRSVSVAQALLTPETREQYIDDIAQDYERIREQHANKKALPILPLAEARANKAKLPFAPVKPKFIGRRVIKNVDLAVLARYIDWGPFFQTWDLAGPFPAILTDPVVGEAASKVFEEGQELLKKIIEGRWLTANGVISLLPANSVNDDDIEIYTDESRSDVALTWYGLRQQGVKPKVDGVQRPNQCLSDFIAPKDSGVQDYIGMFAVTAGLGIEKHEKRFEDAHDDYSSIMLKSLADRLAEAFAEYLHERVRTDLWGYAANEDLSNEALIGEKYSGIRPAPGYPACPEHTVKADMWKVLQPEEIGMTLTESYAMSPGAAVSGFYLAHPDSKYFVVGKIGADQVADMAARRGVEGAQMESWLAPNL
- the fmt gene encoding methionyl-tRNA formyltransferase — its product is MKVIFAGTPEFAAQALARLHAAGFEIPLVLTQPDRPAGRGLQLHASAVKQFALAHGIEVLQPLSLRMDSADPQRAEEARAAHARLLATDYDVMVVAAYGLILPRSTLDIKPCINIHGSLLPRWRGAAPIHRAIEAGDQETGVTIMEMEEGLDTGPMLMIERIAIEAADTTASLHDKLAALGAEMIVAALRKMEQGPLEAVPQPAEGVTYATKIGKEEARLDFNLPAQELGRKIRAFNPFPGAQAQVHGVTIKIWGAEVLDADSRALPGQVLAADATHGIVVACKSGTLRLTELQKPGGKRLPAAEFLKGFPLAELCFD
- a CDS encoding BrnA antitoxin family protein; its protein translation is MNKEFAQEWETSASVPETRPTAPKTNVVALKQIVTIRLDTDMLEWFKGAGPGYQTRINQILRQYMADHREQDDAQVN